The following proteins are encoded in a genomic region of Chloracidobacterium sp.:
- a CDS encoding tetratricopeptide repeat protein has translation MNNDLMVVRLDGRFAKAFVAAAVLMVLIFAFSAVRIQIGNMFADLTDPSDENADQISALAQWLSPYDPQASWLKALVAKTDFRLVRSDSVVELMKETVRLAPYDFRWWVELGRAYERSGDTDDAEAALKHAKLLAPSSIYTSWQLGNFYLRTNRPDEAFNEFRYATLQNHIYREQVFSLAWDYFEKDPAKLEAVVANDPGVFADLAMFYAARGQAADALRVWSSLTDEQKAEYPQLTRVMAQGLYDKRFFAQSLAFANQSNFDPDARPEAVTNGGFEGQIRPPNETLFDWKVVRSDGKVDISQDQSVKYSGSKSMRLNFRSYTKAEFYNLFQTVVVEPKHTYKLRFRLRTEGLKSGGTPQIEVINANDDKLIAATSAFAQGTNDWQEITLEVPVPENCDGITIRTARSYCGENCPLIGTIWYDDFVLVK, from the coding sequence ATGAACAATGACCTCATGGTCGTAAGGCTCGACGGAAGGTTCGCAAAGGCATTCGTGGCAGCCGCCGTGTTAATGGTGCTTATCTTTGCCTTTTCCGCCGTGCGTATCCAGATAGGCAATATGTTCGCCGATCTCACCGATCCTTCGGATGAGAACGCCGATCAAATTTCCGCACTGGCACAGTGGCTGTCGCCCTATGATCCGCAAGCCTCGTGGTTAAAGGCTTTGGTTGCAAAGACGGACTTTCGTCTCGTTCGTTCGGACAGCGTTGTTGAGCTGATGAAGGAGACGGTTCGGCTTGCTCCGTACGATTTTCGATGGTGGGTCGAACTCGGACGTGCCTATGAGCGATCCGGCGACACGGATGATGCTGAGGCCGCACTAAAACATGCGAAGCTGCTTGCTCCGTCAAGCATTTATACGAGCTGGCAATTGGGCAACTTTTACCTTCGCACAAACAGGCCGGACGAGGCATTTAATGAGTTTCGATATGCGACCCTGCAGAACCATATCTACCGCGAGCAGGTTTTCTCGCTGGCGTGGGATTATTTTGAGAAAGACCCCGCAAAGCTGGAGGCGGTTGTCGCCAACGATCCGGGTGTTTTCGCCGATCTTGCGATGTTCTATGCGGCGAGAGGCCAGGCAGCGGATGCTCTTCGCGTCTGGAGTTCGCTGACCGATGAACAAAAGGCAGAGTACCCTCAGCTCACGCGTGTGATGGCTCAAGGGCTTTATGACAAACGGTTCTTCGCCCAATCGCTCGCTTTTGCTAACCAGTCGAACTTTGATCCCGATGCCAGACCCGAGGCCGTTACGAACGGCGGCTTTGAAGGGCAGATCAGGCCGCCGAACGAAACGCTCTTTGATTGGAAGGTCGTACGTTCGGACGGCAAGGTCGATATCAGTCAAGATCAATCGGTAAAGTATTCGGGCAGTAAGAGCATGCGGCTCAATTTTCGCAGTTATACAAAAGCAGAATTCTACAATTTGTTTCAGACCGTTGTCGTGGAGCCGAAGCACACATACAAGCTGCGTTTCCGGCTCCGGACCGAAGGTTTGAAAAGCGGCGGCACACCGCAGATCGAGGTGATCAATGCGAACGACGACAAACTCATTGCCGCAACATCTGCATTTGCACAAGGGACGAATGATTGGCAGGAGATCACGCTCGAAGTACCGGTTCCTGAGAATTGCGACGGCATTACGATCCGCACGGCGCGGTCATACTGCGGCGAGAACTGCCCACTCATCGGAACCATCTGGTATGACGACTTTGTTTTAGTGAAATAG
- a CDS encoding O-antigen ligase family protein, giving the protein MRTDKASFSNRAIFFLICAAVVVFTMFYGTVHQPAIALFYLTVTAMWLFWAWDSFRTGSFTISRHLLQVPLFAAALFAFVQMIPFGWRDDAAGVAGVGRTLTMSPFDTQMTMLHMLALALFFSVVLTSVSSAARLSKLVTFISVFGFVYAFFAILQSFLSPGKIYGIYERAGASPFGTFVSRHNFAAFAEMTLALPLGMLLSGAVKRDKKLLYITAIVLIGTALLMSGSRGGLVAMAAAVMLLIFLTTRAKGYKAIAVRGVLAVLLVAVVVAGTIYIGGESSLTRIAETATSKDVTTDRLHIWKTTLKVINANFPLGAGIGAFAQAYTQFDDRGGLERVEQAHNDYLQVLADAGIVGAAILAVFLWALYKTVRRALKEKNGFRRGAAVGAIGGIFAVLVHSVFDFVLHTTAITVMFILLLVILIASARSYTDDIEDDENARHRHRTKGIVTAFGRRRSASR; this is encoded by the coding sequence ATGAGAACAGATAAAGCCAGCTTTTCAAACAGAGCGATCTTCTTCCTGATCTGCGCGGCCGTCGTGGTCTTTACGATGTTCTACGGAACCGTGCATCAGCCCGCGATCGCCTTGTTTTATTTGACCGTAACCGCTATGTGGCTTTTCTGGGCATGGGACAGTTTCCGGACGGGCAGCTTTACCATCAGCCGGCATTTGCTCCAAGTTCCGCTGTTCGCCGCTGCATTATTCGCGTTCGTGCAGATGATCCCATTCGGATGGCGTGATGATGCAGCAGGCGTTGCCGGCGTCGGCCGAACGCTGACGATGTCGCCGTTCGATACGCAAATGACGATGCTTCATATGCTCGCGCTTGCTCTGTTCTTTTCGGTCGTACTTACATCCGTTTCGAGCGCCGCAAGGCTGAGTAAGCTTGTTACATTCATATCAGTGTTCGGTTTTGTGTACGCATTCTTCGCGATACTTCAGTCATTTCTCAGTCCTGGCAAGATATATGGTATTTACGAGCGGGCCGGTGCTTCACCGTTCGGCACTTTCGTCAGCAGGCATAACTTTGCGGCGTTTGCAGAAATGACGCTCGCACTGCCGCTCGGAATGCTCCTTTCGGGTGCGGTAAAACGCGATAAGAAGCTGCTTTATATCACCGCCATCGTGCTGATCGGCACGGCACTGCTGATGAGCGGCTCGCGCGGCGGGCTTGTTGCAATGGCAGCAGCGGTTATGCTCCTGATCTTTTTGACCACGCGTGCAAAGGGCTACAAGGCAATTGCTGTTCGGGGCGTGCTTGCTGTGCTGCTTGTCGCGGTCGTTGTTGCCGGCACGATCTATATCGGCGGCGAATCTTCATTGACGAGGATCGCAGAAACGGCAACTTCAAAGGACGTTACGACCGACCGTCTGCATATATGGAAAACTACGCTGAAGGTAATTAACGCAAATTTTCCGCTCGGAGCAGGGATCGGAGCGTTCGCGCAAGCCTATACACAGTTCGACGATCGCGGCGGCCTGGAACGCGTCGAGCAGGCTCATAACGATTATCTGCAGGTATTGGCCGACGCAGGGATCGTCGGTGCCGCGATACTTGCCGTCTTTCTTTGGGCCCTATACAAGACCGTCAGACGTGCGCTCAAGGAAAAAAATGGGTTTCGACGAGGAGCCGCCGTCGGTGCGATCGGCGGGATCTTTGCGGTGTTGGTCCATAGCGTTTTTGATTTTGTTCTGCATACCACGGCCATAACCGTTATGTTCATTCTGTTGCTCGTGATATTGATCGCATCCGCGCGGAGCTATACGGACGATATTGAAGACGACGAGAACGCGCGGCATCGCCATCGGACAAAGGGGATCGTTACTGCGTTCGGTCGCCGCCGTTCCGCTTCACGGTAA
- a CDS encoding CDP-alcohol phosphatidyltransferase family protein: MGFLTVLTSIKGFHASFIDPEAASRYFNLAAIGIGLAILFDTVDGRVARATRTATEIGVQFDSLADVLTFGIAPTALMYAWAFGGIYDEGSFQHKLAVFVLFGYLMCGAFRLARFNLQATRPRVLEEGAAKLDKKNFVGLPIPPAGGLLAALVHFSPQPLISYGLTTAQYYGGALLALIAVLGVLMVSKIRYSSMKTAGAAPQGILLVVLLAGLGMFIYWYSRYALLALALVYVGHGLVWWLVRAVTVKRNGGDRTQ, encoded by the coding sequence ATGGGATTTCTGACGGTCCTAACGTCAATTAAAGGCTTTCACGCGTCGTTCATCGATCCGGAGGCCGCTTCTCGATACTTCAATCTGGCGGCGATCGGCATCGGGCTTGCGATTTTGTTCGATACGGTTGACGGACGTGTCGCCCGGGCCACCCGAACGGCGACCGAGATCGGCGTTCAGTTCGATTCGCTTGCGGATGTGCTGACGTTCGGCATTGCACCGACCGCGCTGATGTATGCGTGGGCATTCGGCGGAATTTACGATGAAGGCAGCTTTCAGCATAAGCTTGCCGTATTTGTCCTTTTCGGCTATTTGATGTGCGGTGCTTTTCGCCTTGCACGCTTCAATTTGCAGGCGACGCGTCCGCGCGTCCTCGAAGAAGGCGCGGCGAAACTCGATAAGAAGAACTTTGTCGGGCTGCCAATACCGCCCGCAGGCGGACTTCTGGCGGCGCTCGTTCACTTCTCGCCACAACCGCTCATATCGTATGGCCTTACCACTGCTCAATATTACGGCGGAGCTTTGCTCGCGTTGATCGCCGTCCTCGGCGTACTGATGGTCAGCAAGATCCGTTATTCAAGCATGAAGACCGCCGGTGCCGCACCGCAAGGCATTCTGCTCGTCGTACTGCTCGCAGGCCTCGGGATGTTCATTTACTGGTATTCCAGATACGCTCTTCTTGCACTCGCACTTGTGTATGTCGGACACGGGCTTGTGTGGTGGCTTGTGCGTGCCGTTACCGTGAAGCGGAACGGCGGCGACCGAACGCAGTAA
- a CDS encoding phosphatidylserine decarboxylase has protein sequence MIIPFAAVIVFAMLHLWIPAAAFLLLTAFMAYFFRDPRRSIPEGSGLVVSAADGRVTRIDKSGSEIVISVFMSPFDVHINRSPIAGTITSIDYIRGKKMPATNDNASFVNERNTLRIEGEGVNVACTQIAGIVARRIVCWPGAGEHLERGQKFGLIKFSSRADVVLPAHADICVAVGDKVKGGESIIAKLDGR, from the coding sequence GTGATCATCCCGTTTGCTGCCGTGATAGTATTCGCGATGCTGCATTTGTGGATACCTGCAGCAGCGTTTCTGCTTCTTACTGCATTTATGGCATATTTCTTTCGTGACCCGCGGCGATCGATCCCTGAGGGCAGCGGCCTCGTAGTATCAGCGGCGGACGGACGCGTAACAAGGATCGATAAGAGCGGCAGCGAGATCGTCATCAGCGTATTTATGTCGCCATTCGACGTTCATATAAACCGATCACCGATAGCAGGCACCATTACGTCGATCGACTACATTCGCGGAAAAAAGATGCCGGCGACGAACGACAACGCGAGCTTCGTCAATGAGCGGAACACACTCCGCATCGAAGGTGAGGGTGTAAATGTTGCCTGTACACAGATCGCGGGTATAGTTGCTCGGCGAATTGTCTGCTGGCCCGGTGCAGGCGAACATCTTGAACGCGGCCAAAAATTCGGCCTGATCAAATTCAGCTCTCGTGCCGATGTTGTGCTGCCTGCCCACGCTGATATCTGCGTGGCTGTTGGCGATAAGGTCAAGGGCGGCGAATCGATCATCGCAAAGCTCGACGGCCGCTAA
- a CDS encoding ZIP family metal transporter, giving the protein MDTTFIKLLIFGLLAALANILGGLVLSPKAFHKRYNRWLKYLLALGAGFMLAVTFIEILPRSMEEWQRQAGSSSASLLGPMLLVLAGYLITQFFEHTVAPHLHLGGEMHCDDHDHEMILPRTAYTAVAGLLIHTFFDGVSIAAASEIDMRTGTLVFIAVFLHKFPEGFTIGSMITAAGKGMREVLAATSLIGVVTLIGVIAFYLAGPAAGFSVAYALPFAGGIALYVSASDLIPEVNHHGGKNPLVSLSVFAGVALFFMTHQLLHATME; this is encoded by the coding sequence GTGGATACGACGTTCATAAAATTACTGATCTTCGGCCTTCTCGCGGCTCTTGCCAATATCCTTGGCGGGCTTGTGCTGTCGCCGAAAGCCTTTCACAAGCGGTACAACCGCTGGCTGAAATATCTGCTCGCCCTTGGCGCAGGTTTTATGCTTGCCGTAACGTTCATCGAGATACTGCCGCGCTCGATGGAGGAATGGCAGAGACAAGCGGGAAGTTCGTCAGCAAGTCTGCTTGGCCCGATGCTTCTTGTACTTGCGGGATATTTGATAACGCAATTCTTCGAGCATACGGTCGCTCCGCATCTGCACCTCGGTGGTGAAATGCATTGCGACGACCATGATCACGAAATGATATTGCCGCGAACTGCATACACTGCGGTTGCGGGCCTTCTTATCCACACCTTTTTTGACGGAGTTTCGATAGCTGCGGCATCTGAGATCGATATGAGAACCGGTACGCTCGTCTTTATCGCCGTGTTCCTCCACAAGTTCCCTGAAGGTTTTACGATCGGATCGATGATAACTGCCGCAGGCAAAGGAATGCGTGAAGTGCTCGCGGCCACTTCCCTGATCGGCGTCGTAACCCTCATAGGCGTTATCGCATTCTATCTTGCGGGGCCTGCGGCCGGATTTTCGGTAGCCTACGCACTACCTTTTGCCGGCGGCATCGCCCTTTATGTATCCGCAAGCGATCTGATACCTGAGGTCAATCATCATGGCGGCAAGAATCCTCTGGTGTCGCTGTCGGTGTTCGCCGGTGTTGCACTCTTTTTTATGACGCATCAATTGCTCCACGCTACAATGGAGTAA
- the rsmH gene encoding 16S rRNA (cytosine(1402)-N(4))-methyltransferase RsmH translates to MQHDLADFTHEPVLLNEVLEMLDAKKGGVYVDATLGLGGHTEAILAANDQNVVIGLDQDGEAIRRAAERLRPYGKRFRAVHANFSAIASLADVESADGLVADLGVSSMQLDDSGRGFSFRADAPLDMRMDTDTGVPTAADLLAEADESEIADIIYRFGEERHSRRIARRIVEKRNTGEPVKTTRELAELVRKAIGRGGRERVHPATRTFQALRIAVNNEIEIIRPFIHDSIRVLKPSGILAVITFHSLEDRVVKREFQLLSGKCQCPPRMPQCMCGAEKKVELLTKKPIVPSGDEIDRNARSRSAKLRVCRKVSH, encoded by the coding sequence ATGCAGCACGATCTAGCCGATTTTACGCACGAGCCGGTACTACTGAACGAAGTGCTGGAGATGCTCGATGCCAAAAAAGGCGGTGTCTATGTCGATGCGACGCTGGGGCTTGGCGGACATACGGAAGCCATTCTTGCTGCGAACGATCAAAATGTGGTGATCGGCCTTGACCAAGATGGCGAAGCGATACGCCGTGCAGCGGAGCGGCTGCGGCCCTACGGCAAGCGTTTCCGGGCGGTGCACGCGAATTTTTCTGCAATAGCGTCTTTGGCAGATGTCGAAAGTGCGGACGGCTTAGTGGCAGATCTTGGCGTTTCATCAATGCAGCTTGACGACTCCGGCCGCGGGTTCAGCTTTCGAGCCGATGCCCCGCTCGATATGCGAATGGATACGGATACGGGAGTGCCGACCGCGGCCGACCTTTTGGCCGAAGCCGATGAGTCCGAGATTGCCGACATCATCTACCGGTTCGGCGAGGAGCGGCATTCTAGGCGTATCGCACGCCGGATAGTTGAAAAGAGGAACACGGGCGAGCCTGTTAAAACCACGCGGGAGCTGGCCGAATTGGTACGGAAGGCGATCGGGCGCGGCGGCCGAGAACGAGTACATCCTGCGACGCGAACATTCCAAGCGTTGCGTATCGCGGTGAATAATGAGATCGAGATCATAAGGCCTTTCATACATGATTCGATCAGGGTTTTGAAACCGAGCGGAATTCTTGCTGTCATAACGTTCCATTCGTTAGAGGACAGAGTCGTAAAAAGAGAATTCCAACTGCTTTCGGGCAAGTGCCAATGCCCGCCGCGTATGCCGCAATGCATGTGCGGAGCCGAAAAAAAGGTAGAGCTATTGACAAAAAAGCCCATCGTTCCGAGCGGCGATGAGATTGATCGGAACGCTCGGTCGCGAAGCGCGAAATTGCGAGTTTGCCGAAAGGTAAGCCATTGA